A stretch of the Fusarium musae strain F31 chromosome 2, whole genome shotgun sequence genome encodes the following:
- a CDS encoding hypothetical protein (EggNog:ENOG41) codes for MTAAARLTFLSPQVLRGLRATPRSAAGFARHRGTFARRRGKAVEPQPPRADTTAKLNASHPLTGETPTRPEPESSTAQESVQAMPDKSVPTNEAAASTSSKQQPKENETLKEEQQARTAREEAKQSGPLEAVLHMQPPEATKNTTTTRSGPAMCPPPYVHHFDTYSLVKQLQEGGYTQEQATTSMKAIRTLLAENLDMAQSTLVSKSDVENETYLFTAACSELSTEIKNNRRLEEEQLRQQRTHLQHEVDILTQSLNQEVHTLNDNVRGSFNDRKMAVREEQKSVESSIQQINYKISIVLSSDAKSEIEAVRWILIRRSVLGILFMAVLTLGTLRYATYVSHERQREADRIKKEEEEKRRNGGKQDRATDADAIAILAAN; via the exons ATGACGGCCGCTGCTCggttgaccttcttgagccCGCAGGTCCTGCGAGGTCTGCGTGCGACGCCCCGTTCTGCTGCTGGGTTTGCTCGACATAGAGGTACTTTCGCGCGAAGGAGAGGAAAAGCCGTTGAGCCTCAGCCCCCAAGGGCAGATACGACCGCCAAGCTTAATGCCTCGCACCCGCTCACTGGCGAAACTCCCACTCGTCCCGAGCCCGAGAGCAGTACGGCACAAGAGTCGGTACAGGCGATGCCAGATAAGTCAGTGCCTACGAACGAGGCTGCTGCATCGACGAGCAGTAAGCAACAACCTAAAGAGAACGAGACATTGAAGGAGGAACAACAAGCCAGAACAGCCCGGGAAGAGGCAAAACAAAGCGGCCCCCTTGAAGCAGTACTGCATATGCAACCACCAGAAGCAACCAAGAATacaacaacgacaagatcAGGGCCGGCCATGTGCCCACCACCCTACGTCCACCATTTCGATACCTACTCGCTCGTGAAGCAATTACAAGAAGGGGGCTACACACAGGAGCAAGCCACAACGTCAATGAAGGCGATTCGAACATTACTTGCCGAGAATCTCGACATGGCGCAGTCAACTCTTGTCAGCAAGAGCGATGTGGAAAAT GAAACATACCTTTTCACAGCGGCTTGTTCAGAGTTGAGTACTGAGATTAAGAATAACCGAcggcttgaagaagagcagcTACGACAACAGCGAACACACCTGCAGCACGAGGTCGACATCTTAACGCAATCGCTCAATCAGGAGGTTCATACACTTAATGATAATGTTCGAGGTTCGTTCAACGATCGCAAAATGGCCGTCAGGGAAGAACAGAAAAGTGTTGAGAGCTCT ATTCAACAAATCAACTACAAGATCAGCATTGTTCTCAGTAGCGATGCTAAATCAGAAATTGAGGCAGTAAGATGGATTCTTATCCGTCGCTCTGTTCTGGGAATACTGTTCATGGCTGTTTTGACGCTTGGTACACTTCGATATGCCACATATGTTAGCCACGAGCGACAAAGAGAAGCAGATCGtatcaagaaagaagaggaagagaagcgaaGAAACGGCGGAAAGCAGGATCGCGCTACGGATGCTGACGCAATTGCAATTCTGGCAGCCAACTAA